A genomic window from Variovorax paradoxus includes:
- a CDS encoding tripartite tricarboxylate transporter substrate binding protein, with amino-acid sequence MKSALPRPSTFLRAGMAALLLATAAASSSAADWPAKPITLVVPFVAGGTTDIVARTVGQKLSESLKQPVIIDNRGGAGGTVGAAIASKAPADGYTLFLATIAHSIAPGLYKRLPYDFQRDFDPVALVASTPNVLIVNEKVPVKSVAELVAYIKANPGKVNYGSAGNGSTEHISGELFRSMTKTDIVHVPYKGGAPMMADLMGGQIQMAIETSPSAAPHIRAGKVQALAVTTKMRSPAYPGVPTLDEAGLKGYDMTTWFALMAPHGTPPELVQRLNTEVSRVLQQPDVVKRFEEQGVTAGNMKPAELATFIGSETTKWVKVAKDSGATAE; translated from the coding sequence ATGAAATCCGCTCTTCCACGCCCCTCGACTTTTCTGCGCGCCGGCATGGCCGCCCTGCTGCTGGCCACCGCCGCGGCTTCTTCCAGCGCGGCCGACTGGCCCGCCAAGCCCATCACCCTTGTCGTGCCCTTCGTGGCGGGCGGCACCACTGACATCGTCGCGCGCACCGTGGGCCAGAAGCTGTCGGAATCGCTCAAGCAGCCGGTCATCATCGACAACCGCGGCGGCGCGGGCGGCACCGTGGGCGCGGCCATCGCGTCGAAGGCGCCGGCCGACGGCTACACGCTGTTCCTGGCGACCATCGCGCATTCGATTGCGCCGGGCCTCTACAAGCGCCTGCCCTACGACTTCCAGCGCGACTTCGACCCCGTGGCGCTGGTAGCGTCCACGCCCAACGTGCTGATCGTGAACGAGAAGGTGCCCGTGAAATCGGTGGCCGAACTCGTCGCCTACATCAAGGCCAACCCGGGCAAGGTCAACTACGGCTCGGCGGGCAACGGCAGCACGGAGCACATCTCGGGGGAGCTGTTCCGCTCGATGACGAAGACCGACATCGTGCACGTGCCCTACAAGGGCGGCGCGCCGATGATGGCCGACCTGATGGGCGGGCAGATCCAGATGGCCATCGAGACCAGCCCCTCGGCCGCACCGCATATCCGCGCCGGCAAGGTGCAGGCGCTGGCCGTGACCACGAAGATGCGCTCGCCCGCCTACCCGGGCGTGCCCACGCTCGACGAGGCCGGCCTCAAGGGCTACGACATGACCACATGGTTCGCGCTCATGGCGCCGCACGGCACGCCGCCCGAGCTGGTGCAGCGCCTGAACACCGAGGTGTCGCGCGTGCTGCAGCAGCCCGATGTGGTCAAGCGCTTCGAGGAACAGGGCGTGACGGCCGGCAACATGAAGCCGGCCGAGCTTGCGACGTTCATCGGCAGCGAGACAACGAAATGGGTGAAGGTGGCGAAGGATTCGGGCGCCACCGCCGAGTAA
- a CDS encoding class I SAM-dependent methyltransferase, with the protein MPGYLLKLERIAIAGADDLVIQSLLDRQQFSDPSGAAAAQGISSASWPMFGLLWPSGAQLAARMALHPVVLGARVLEIGCGLALASLVGHRRGNDMTASDCHPLASGFLLENLRLNALPPMKYRRGHWGMQETGADGDVHGLFDLVIGSDLLYERDAEGLLAAFIARHTSPAAEVWIVDPDRGNRSAFNRQMADEGFGMCEERLDQLATVSRVAYRGRLLTYRRAAA; encoded by the coding sequence ATGCCGGGCTATCTACTCAAGCTGGAGCGCATCGCCATCGCGGGTGCCGACGACCTCGTCATCCAGTCGTTGCTCGATCGGCAGCAGTTCTCCGACCCCTCGGGTGCGGCAGCCGCGCAGGGCATCTCTTCCGCCTCATGGCCAATGTTCGGGCTGCTGTGGCCCTCGGGCGCTCAACTGGCCGCGCGCATGGCGTTGCACCCCGTGGTGCTGGGCGCGCGCGTGCTCGAGATCGGCTGCGGCCTCGCGCTCGCAAGCCTGGTCGGCCATCGGCGCGGCAACGACATGACGGCGAGCGACTGCCACCCGCTCGCTAGCGGCTTCCTGCTGGAGAACCTTCGGCTGAACGCCTTGCCGCCCATGAAATACAGGCGCGGCCATTGGGGCATGCAGGAGACCGGGGCCGACGGCGACGTGCACGGCCTGTTCGACCTCGTGATCGGCAGCGACCTGCTGTACGAGCGCGATGCGGAAGGCCTGCTCGCCGCCTTCATCGCCCGCCATACCAGCCCCGCCGCCGAGGTGTGGATCGTCGACCCGGACCGGGGCAACCGGTCGGCGTTCAACAGGCAGATGGCGGACGAAGGCTTCGGCATGTGCGAGGAGCGGTTGGATCAACTCGCAACCGTGAGCCGGGTGGCATACAGGGGGCGATTGCTGACGTATCGGCGTGCGGCTGCTTGA
- a CDS encoding alpha/beta hydrolase has protein sequence MNASKILAAAALSLLAAAGAHAETYDGVHVVNSSVTRAEVAPQAVAAARAGNEYSDASGAGAQAFTSTANRATVQAEAVAKAHDPFASLDRRAFYRDEVPAAYKKPSVSFTRQAGL, from the coding sequence ATGAATGCCTCGAAGATCCTCGCCGCTGCTGCCCTCTCGCTCCTGGCTGCTGCCGGAGCCCACGCAGAAACCTACGACGGCGTGCACGTCGTGAACTCTTCTGTGACCCGCGCTGAAGTTGCACCGCAAGCCGTTGCCGCCGCTCGTGCTGGCAACGAATACAGCGATGCCTCGGGCGCTGGCGCACAAGCCTTCACCTCGACCGCCAACCGCGCGACCGTGCAAGCCGAAGCCGTTGCCAAGGCCCATGACCCGTTCGCCAGCCTCGACCGCCGCGCGTTCTACCGCGACGAAGTGCCGGCTGCCTACAAGAAGCCCAGCGTGTCGTTCACGCGCCAAGCTGGCCTGTAA
- a CDS encoding aspartate carbamoyltransferase, giving the protein MNMPQQVLLRDAMRQLNMTRDAFAERIGSRRRALDAWLLPDESNEFRAMPEVARRFVSEILASDGRRSEYTQSAHEGALRQALATEGSHHLLSVSQFNRDAIDELFQLADVMQPIARRRKVSRVLEGAVLANLFFEASTRTRVSFGAAFCRLGGSVCDTTGFTFSSMAKGESIYDTSRVISGYADAIVVRHPEQGSVAEFARATNVPVINGGDGPGEHPSQALLDLYTIQREFSRLGKLVDGAHIAMVGDLKYGRTVHSLIKLLALYRGLKFTLISPPSLAMPAEIVEAVSRNGHVVETAATPAQALAGADIIYATRIQKERFANDEVLEGFDNAFEINRALIESACKPEVVVMHPLPRDGRPGSHDLSVDLNNDPRLAIFRQTDNGIPVRMAIFATLLGVEKLVSRSMRDAAWTPPSHIGPDDSVFHGLD; this is encoded by the coding sequence ATGAACATGCCGCAACAGGTGCTCCTCCGCGACGCGATGCGTCAACTCAACATGACGCGCGATGCATTCGCAGAGCGCATCGGCAGCCGGAGAAGGGCGCTCGACGCCTGGCTCCTGCCCGACGAATCCAACGAATTCAGGGCCATGCCCGAAGTCGCGCGACGCTTTGTCAGCGAAATCCTGGCTTCGGACGGCCGGCGCAGTGAATATACGCAAAGCGCACATGAAGGTGCCTTGCGGCAGGCCTTGGCCACCGAGGGTTCGCACCACCTGCTGTCGGTCAGCCAGTTCAACCGCGACGCCATCGATGAGCTGTTCCAGCTGGCCGACGTCATGCAGCCCATCGCGCGCCGCCGCAAGGTCAGCCGCGTGCTCGAAGGGGCAGTGCTGGCCAATCTGTTCTTCGAGGCCAGCACGCGCACCCGCGTGAGCTTCGGCGCGGCGTTCTGCCGGCTGGGCGGCTCGGTGTGCGACACCACTGGCTTCACCTTCTCGTCGATGGCCAAGGGCGAATCGATCTACGACACCAGCCGCGTCATCAGCGGCTATGCCGATGCGATCGTGGTGCGCCATCCGGAGCAGGGCTCGGTCGCCGAATTCGCACGCGCCACCAACGTGCCGGTCATCAACGGCGGCGATGGCCCGGGCGAGCATCCCAGCCAGGCGCTGCTCGACCTGTACACCATCCAGCGCGAGTTCTCGCGCCTGGGCAAGCTGGTCGACGGCGCGCACATCGCGATGGTCGGCGACCTGAAGTACGGGCGCACCGTGCACTCGCTCATCAAGCTGCTCGCGCTGTATCGCGGCCTGAAGTTCACGCTGATCTCGCCGCCGTCGCTCGCAATGCCGGCGGAAATCGTGGAGGCCGTCAGCCGCAACGGCCACGTCGTCGAGACCGCGGCCACGCCTGCGCAGGCGCTGGCCGGCGCGGACATCATCTACGCCACGCGCATCCAGAAAGAGCGCTTCGCGAACGACGAAGTGCTGGAGGGCTTCGACAACGCGTTCGAGATCAACCGCGCACTTATCGAATCAGCCTGCAAGCCCGAAGTGGTGGTGATGCATCCGCTGCCACGCGATGGCCGCCCCGGTTCGCACGACCTGAGCGTCGACCTGAACAACGACCCGCGCCTGGCCATCTTCCGCCAGACCGACAACGGCATCCCGGTGCGCATGGCCATCTTCGCCACGCTGCTGGGCGTGGAAAAGCTCGTGAGCCGCTCGATGCGTGACGCAGCCTGGACGCCGCCCTCGCACATCGGGCCGGACGACAGTGTGTTTCACGGGCTCGATTGA
- a CDS encoding glycoside hydrolase family 3 N-terminal domain-containing protein, producing MRIRTPASLLAPASALLSLALLLPPASAAPAAADAALTPEARIEALIARMTVQEKAGQLTLYGPADIDTPNNPQAGWRNAQQETADVRAGRLTGLFNNAGLEGKRRLQQIAVNESRLGIPLIFGADVIHGFRTMFPMPLAEASSWEPDLAERTARAAAVEATADGFRWTFAPMVDIARDARWGRGLEGAGEDVYLSRQFAAARVRGFQGPDLSRPDAMLATPKHFAAYGAGEGGLDYNVSDISQQTLREVYLPPFRAALDAGALSVMSAFNEIGGVPSTANHSLLTGVLRDEWKFQGFVVSDYTADEELVEHGYAANPREAAKQAFMAGTDVSMQSGLYMRYLPDLVASGEVPIERLDEAVRRVLRVKQKLGLFDDPMHGLDGPPASQRPENPEFIELARESARRSIVMLKNERMLLPLPKAGTKIALIGPFAEGTVDLMGAWSLFPGQSGPVGIDQGLRAALGPNSSVNVVRGSGIESQLSGGIDAAVAAARDADVVVLAIGESEKMSGEARSRSDIGLPQAQQDLAEAVAATGKPVIVLLSNGRAMALKGAVRNARAILVTWFLGVQTGNAIADVVFGDFNPSGRLPVSFPQTAGQVPYYYAHKRTGRPSPENAPNTSFKTRYLDATNEALYPFGFGIGYSPVRYDNVELSTERLPTSGTLRVRATVTNTGQRDAEEVVQLYIGQRAASVTRPVRELKSFRKIGIAPGASAVVEFTLTADDLAFIGRDMKPTVEPGEFDLWVAPSAASGIRRRFVLTRD from the coding sequence ATGCGCATCAGAACCCCGGCTTCCCTTCTCGCTCCCGCCTCCGCCCTTCTCTCCCTCGCGCTCCTGCTTCCCCCTGCATCCGCCGCCCCTGCCGCGGCAGATGCGGCGCTGACGCCCGAAGCCCGCATCGAGGCCCTCATCGCCCGCATGACAGTGCAGGAGAAGGCCGGCCAGCTCACTCTGTACGGCCCCGCCGACATCGACACCCCCAACAACCCCCAGGCCGGTTGGCGCAATGCGCAGCAGGAGACTGCCGACGTGCGCGCCGGCCGCCTCACCGGCCTGTTCAACAACGCCGGCCTCGAAGGCAAGCGGCGGCTGCAGCAGATTGCGGTGAACGAGTCGCGCCTGGGCATTCCGCTGATCTTCGGCGCGGACGTGATCCACGGCTTTCGCACCATGTTCCCGATGCCGCTGGCCGAGGCCTCCAGCTGGGAGCCCGACCTGGCCGAGCGCACCGCGCGCGCCGCAGCGGTCGAGGCCACGGCCGACGGCTTCCGCTGGACCTTCGCGCCCATGGTCGACATCGCGCGCGACGCACGCTGGGGCCGCGGCCTCGAAGGCGCTGGCGAAGACGTGTACCTCTCGCGGCAGTTCGCAGCCGCCCGCGTGCGCGGCTTCCAGGGCCCAGACCTTTCCCGGCCCGACGCGATGCTGGCCACGCCCAAGCACTTCGCGGCCTACGGCGCGGGCGAAGGCGGGCTCGACTACAACGTGAGCGACATCTCGCAGCAGACGCTGCGCGAGGTGTACCTGCCGCCGTTCCGCGCGGCGCTGGACGCCGGTGCGCTCTCGGTCATGAGCGCCTTCAACGAAATCGGCGGCGTGCCCTCCACCGCCAACCACTCGCTGCTTACGGGCGTGCTGCGCGACGAATGGAAGTTCCAGGGCTTCGTCGTCTCCGACTACACGGCCGACGAAGAACTCGTGGAGCACGGCTACGCCGCCAACCCACGCGAGGCTGCCAAGCAGGCCTTCATGGCCGGCACCGACGTGAGCATGCAGAGCGGCCTGTACATGCGCTACCTGCCCGACCTCGTGGCTTCGGGCGAAGTACCGATAGAGCGGCTCGACGAGGCCGTGCGCCGCGTGCTGCGCGTCAAGCAGAAGCTGGGCCTGTTCGACGACCCGATGCACGGCCTCGACGGCCCACCCGCCTCGCAGCGCCCCGAGAACCCCGAATTCATCGAGTTGGCCCGCGAGAGCGCGCGCCGCTCCATCGTGATGCTGAAGAACGAGCGCATGCTGCTGCCGCTGCCCAAGGCCGGCACGAAGATCGCACTCATCGGCCCCTTCGCCGAGGGCACCGTCGACCTGATGGGTGCGTGGAGCCTGTTCCCCGGACAGTCGGGGCCGGTGGGCATCGACCAGGGCCTGCGCGCGGCGCTGGGCCCCAACTCATCGGTGAACGTGGTGCGCGGCTCGGGCATCGAGTCGCAGCTGTCCGGCGGCATCGACGCCGCGGTGGCGGCCGCGCGCGATGCCGACGTGGTGGTGCTGGCCATCGGCGAGAGCGAGAAGATGTCGGGCGAGGCTCGCTCGCGCAGCGACATCGGGCTGCCGCAGGCGCAGCAGGACCTGGCCGAGGCCGTGGCCGCCACTGGCAAGCCCGTGATCGTGCTGCTGAGCAACGGCCGCGCGATGGCGCTGAAGGGCGCGGTGCGCAATGCGCGCGCCATCCTCGTCACGTGGTTCCTCGGCGTGCAGACCGGCAACGCGATCGCCGACGTCGTGTTCGGCGACTTCAACCCCTCAGGCCGCCTGCCCGTGAGCTTTCCGCAAACGGCCGGCCAGGTGCCCTACTACTACGCCCACAAGCGCACCGGGCGTCCATCACCCGAGAACGCGCCCAACACGTCATTCAAGACGCGCTACCTGGACGCAACGAACGAGGCGCTCTACCCCTTCGGCTTCGGCATCGGCTATTCACCGGTGCGCTACGACAACGTCGAGCTGAGCACGGAGCGGCTGCCGACGTCGGGCACGCTGCGCGTGCGCGCCACCGTCACCAACACCGGCCAGCGCGATGCGGAGGAAGTGGTGCAGCTCTACATCGGCCAGCGCGCGGCCAGCGTGACGCGGCCGGTGCGCGAGCTGAAGAGCTTTCGCAAGATCGGCATCGCGCCGGGAGCTTCAGCGGTCGTCGAATTCACGCTCACGGCCGATGACCTGGCGTTCATCGGCCGTGACATGAAGCCGACCGTCGAACCCGGCGAGTTCGACCTGTGGGTGGCGCCTTCGGCCGCGAGCGGCATCCGCAGGCGCTTCGTGCTCACGCGCGATTGA